One window from the genome of [Clostridium] celerecrescens 18A encodes:
- a CDS encoding putative DNA modification/repair radical SAM protein — protein MLIQEELSVQEKLEILSDAAKYDVACTSSGVDRKGKAGTLGNTKACGICHSFSADGRCISLLKILFTNQCIYDCKYCINRCSNDVVRTAFTPEEVCQLTIQFYRRNYIEGLFLSSGVLHSADYTMDLIYQTLKKLREEYHFHGYIHVKAIPGADPVLIEKTGFLADRMSINLELPTADGLKKLAPGKSRSKILTPMKQIQKGITANRYELMEYKKAPSFVPAGQSTQMIVGATRENDFQMMMVAEALYQNYDLKRVFYSAFVPVNQDSSLPALPGGPPLLREHRLYQADWLMRFYGFQAGELLSEDRPNFNVFLDPKCDWALRHLELFPVEVNRADYYTLLRVPGMGVKSVKRIVAARRNGPLDFDALKKIGVVLKRALYFITCSGRMMYPVKIEEDFITSHLVGEEHKKVWDIGSTGTFRQLSLFDDMSVPALTELKGVRL, from the coding sequence ATGCTGATTCAGGAAGAATTAAGTGTACAGGAAAAGCTTGAAATATTATCAGATGCCGCAAAATATGATGTTGCCTGTACATCCAGCGGAGTGGACCGAAAGGGAAAAGCGGGGACCCTCGGGAATACGAAGGCATGCGGAATCTGCCATAGCTTTTCTGCAGATGGCAGATGTATATCCCTTCTGAAAATATTGTTTACCAACCAGTGCATCTATGACTGCAAGTATTGCATCAACCGATGCTCTAACGATGTTGTGAGAACAGCTTTCACCCCTGAGGAGGTGTGCCAGCTGACAATCCAGTTTTACCGCCGTAATTATATTGAAGGGCTGTTCCTCAGCTCTGGGGTCCTTCACAGTGCTGACTATACTATGGATTTGATTTACCAGACCCTTAAAAAGCTGCGGGAAGAATACCATTTTCACGGTTATATCCATGTAAAGGCCATTCCGGGTGCAGATCCGGTATTGATCGAAAAAACAGGATTTCTGGCAGATCGTATGAGTATCAATCTGGAGCTTCCGACTGCCGACGGACTTAAGAAGCTGGCTCCCGGCAAAAGCAGGAGCAAGATTCTTACTCCCATGAAGCAGATTCAGAAAGGAATTACGGCTAATCGTTACGAACTGATGGAATACAAGAAAGCTCCGTCCTTTGTACCCGCCGGTCAGAGCACACAGATGATCGTGGGGGCCACTAGGGAAAATGATTTTCAGATGATGATGGTAGCAGAGGCTCTTTATCAAAATTATGATTTAAAACGGGTTTTTTATTCTGCATTTGTTCCAGTCAATCAGGACAGCAGCCTGCCGGCTCTTCCTGGGGGACCTCCTCTTTTGCGGGAACACCGGCTGTACCAGGCAGACTGGCTCATGCGTTTCTATGGATTTCAGGCAGGAGAGCTGCTTTCCGAGGATCGTCCGAACTTCAATGTATTTCTGGACCCAAAGTGTGACTGGGCCTTGCGTCATCTGGAATTATTTCCAGTGGAAGTGAACCGGGCAGACTATTATACCCTTCTGAGAGTCCCCGGAATGGGAGTGAAGTCGGTGAAGCGTATAGTCGCAGCCAGAAGGAATGGCCCGCTTGATTTTGATGCTTTAAAGAAGATCGGTGTTGTACTGAAGCGTGCGCTTTATTTTATAACCTGTTCCGGCAGGATGATGTATCCGGTTAAGATCGAGGAGGACTTTATTACCAGTCATCTTGTAGGAGAGGAACATAAAAAAGTATGGGACATCGGTTCCACAGGAACTTTCCGGCAGCTTTCTTTGTTTGATGACATGAGTGTACCTGCTTTGACAGAGTTAAAAGGAGTCCGGTTATGA
- a CDS encoding TetR/AcrR family transcriptional regulator — protein METQKQDRRIRKTQKLLKESLLELMEKKDFKNISVKDITELADLNRGTFYLHYTDTYNLLQEMESEVLDDFQDMVSNCRYAFKKGSLLPVVIPIIHYIEENKKICKILFENSSSNDFVNRFHTLVLKNGTAIIREQYPAAREVTLNYYLEFITYGLTGVLKQWLDTDMQQPKEEVAEFVDKMIMGTAQKLLAV, from the coding sequence ATGGAAACTCAAAAACAGGATCGCCGCATCCGAAAAACTCAGAAGCTATTGAAAGAAAGCCTTCTTGAACTCATGGAAAAAAAGGACTTTAAGAATATTTCCGTGAAAGACATCACGGAACTGGCAGATTTAAACCGGGGTACTTTTTATCTTCACTATACCGATACCTACAACCTGTTACAGGAGATGGAATCCGAAGTCTTAGATGATTTTCAGGATATGGTAAGCAACTGCCGCTATGCCTTTAAAAAGGGTTCGCTCCTGCCCGTTGTTATACCAATCATTCATTATATTGAGGAGAACAAAAAGATATGTAAGATCCTTTTTGAGAACAGCTCCTCCAATGATTTTGTAAACCGCTTCCATACCCTTGTCTTAAAAAACGGAACTGCGATCATCAGGGAACAGTATCCTGCTGCCAGGGAAGTGACCCTGAACTATTACCTTGAATTTATCACATACGGACTGACCGGTGTCCTGAAGCAATGGCTTGATACGGATATGCAGCAGCCAAAGGAAGAGGTAGCCGAATTTGTGGATAAGATGATCATGGGAACTGCGCAAAAGCTCCTTGCTGTTTAA
- a CDS encoding TIGR03915 family putative DNA repair protein: MKTVYLCENSVEGILSGVYAAWTSRKGHANVQLGLMGDEDTMELFCQYEEVPVNAQSVDKVVQAIRGKISEEAYIAVYKAALSKERDRGDKIYRFLIYGFHFGAKIVHMLQVQEVYEIFQMCRNIDNETHLLSGFVRFVEMEGDLLVSRIGPKNDVIVLLAPHFMDRLSGENWVIYDENRRKAVLHPAFRPWFLVDLISPEWEKQMKKASDEDEYEKLFQRFRISVSIKERTNPVCQRNHMPLRYRAYMPEFSHGLKDS, from the coding sequence ATGAAGACAGTCTATTTGTGTGAGAATAGCGTAGAAGGCATTCTCAGCGGTGTATATGCAGCATGGACCAGCAGAAAGGGCCACGCGAATGTGCAGCTTGGGCTTATGGGGGATGAGGATACCATGGAGCTGTTCTGCCAGTATGAGGAGGTTCCGGTCAACGCCCAGAGTGTTGATAAGGTGGTACAGGCTATCAGGGGGAAGATTTCGGAGGAAGCATATATTGCTGTATACAAGGCTGCGTTAAGTAAAGAAAGAGACCGTGGGGATAAAATATACCGTTTTTTAATTTACGGTTTTCATTTTGGTGCAAAGATAGTTCATATGCTTCAGGTTCAAGAGGTATACGAAATATTTCAGATGTGCCGTAATATTGATAATGAGACTCATCTGCTCTCAGGCTTTGTGCGATTTGTGGAGATGGAGGGTGATCTTTTGGTGAGCCGGATCGGACCAAAGAATGATGTAATTGTTCTTCTGGCTCCCCATTTTATGGACCGCTTGTCAGGAGAGAATTGGGTTATCTATGATGAAAACAGGAGAAAGGCAGTTTTGCATCCGGCATTTCGGCCTTGGTTTTTGGTGGATCTGATTTCACCGGAATGGGAGAAACAAATGAAAAAAGCGTCGGATGAAGACGAATACGAAAAGCTTTTTCAGCGCTTTAGAATAAGCGTTTCCATAAAAGAAAGGACAAATCCGGTCTGTCAGCGTAATCACATGCCGCTCCGTTACCGGGCCTATATGCCTGAATTTTCCCATGGCTTAAAGGATTCCTGA
- the codY gene encoding GTP-sensing pleiotropic transcriptional regulator CodY → MSVQLLDKTRKINKLLHNNNSHKVVFNDICEVLTEILNSNILVISKKGKVLGIGLTPDIEEIQELIADQVGGYVDTMLNERLLSILSTKENVNLETLGFTGDNIRKYQAIITPIDIAGERLGTLFIYKSDSQYDIDDIILSEYGTTVVGLEMMRSVNEENAEETRKVQIVKSAISTLSFSELEAITHIFEELDGNEGILVASKIADRVGITRSVIVNALRKFESAGVIESRSSGMKGTYIKVLNDVVFDELKTIKAGTIKNIPERRDIKDI, encoded by the coding sequence ATGAGCGTACAGTTGTTGGACAAAACTAGAAAAATTAACAAATTATTGCATAACAATAATTCGCATAAGGTTGTATTTAACGATATCTGTGAAGTGCTGACCGAGATCCTGAATTCGAATATTCTTGTGATCAGCAAGAAGGGAAAGGTGCTGGGCATAGGCCTGACACCGGACATCGAGGAGATTCAGGAGCTGATCGCGGACCAGGTTGGCGGTTATGTTGATACAATGTTAAATGAGCGTTTGCTCAGCATATTATCAACAAAGGAGAATGTTAATTTGGAAACGCTGGGTTTCACTGGTGACAATATCAGAAAATACCAAGCTATCATCACACCGATTGATATTGCAGGGGAAAGATTAGGAACCCTGTTCATTTATAAATCCGATTCTCAATACGATATCGATGACATCATTTTAAGTGAATATGGTACAACGGTGGTAGGACTTGAAATGATGCGGTCTGTTAATGAAGAGAATGCGGAGGAAACCAGAAAAGTGCAGATTGTCAAATCTGCGATCAGCACCTTGTCTTTTTCCGAATTAGAGGCCATTACTCATATCTTTGAGGAATTGGATGGCAATGAGGGAATCCTGGTAGCCAGCAAGATTGCTGACCGTGTAGGGATTACCCGTTCCGTCATTGTCAATGCCCTTCGGAAGTTTGAAAGTGCTGGAGTGATTGAATCCAGATCCTCAGGTATGAAGGGAACTTATATTAAGGTATTGAACGATGTGGTGTTTGATGAATTGAAAACCATTAAAGCCGGAACCATTAAAAATATACCGGAGCGCCGGGATATCAAAGATATATAA
- a CDS encoding YifB family Mg chelatase-like AAA ATPase — protein sequence MYSKVHSVGIKGVEGVPILVEADVSDGLPGFSMVGYLSSEVREAQDRVRTALRNSGFRLPARKVTINLSPADIRKEGTAFDLPIAVAILAASGLVKPAALRSCVISGELGLDGEIKPVRGALSITAAAKKDGKIQCFLPRENVREGLVIEGIEVIGVDHLKDLTDQLNDPEKQKAGSLGNGELMGQQEAYDVDFSEIGGQLFLRRATEVAVAGMHNILYIGPAGTGKTMLAKRIPTIMPSLSMEEAVDISKIYSVCGLLSKEEPLVVKRPFRSPHHTISPTALAGGGRIPKPGEISLASGGVLFLDELPEFQRTTIELLRQPLEERKITVTRIFGAYEFPADFMMAAALNPCPCGFFPDRSRCRCSELQVRKYLSRISKPLLDRIDICTESGAVTYEELQEKKGGESSAAIRRRIEDARKIQKKRFKGCGIYFNSSMNKAQIEESCSLGNEEQRFLKKVYENLGLSVRGYEKILKVSRTIADLDGSEWIRKVHLAEAVGLRSIEGKYWGGIYGRS from the coding sequence TTGTACAGTAAAGTTCATAGTGTGGGAATTAAGGGAGTAGAAGGGGTTCCTATCCTGGTGGAAGCAGATGTTAGTGATGGACTTCCGGGTTTTTCCATGGTTGGTTATCTCTCCTCTGAGGTAAGGGAAGCTCAGGACCGGGTAAGAACGGCGTTAAGAAATTCCGGCTTCCGGCTGCCTGCAAGAAAAGTCACTATTAATCTCTCCCCGGCCGACATACGCAAGGAGGGAACTGCGTTTGATTTGCCCATCGCGGTGGCCATTTTGGCGGCTTCCGGCTTGGTTAAACCTGCCGCTTTGCGTAGTTGCGTGATTTCCGGGGAATTGGGACTAGATGGGGAGATTAAGCCTGTAAGAGGAGCCCTTTCCATTACTGCTGCTGCAAAAAAGGACGGAAAGATCCAGTGTTTTCTTCCCAGAGAGAACGTCAGGGAGGGCTTAGTAATAGAAGGAATAGAAGTAATTGGAGTGGATCATCTGAAGGATTTAACGGATCAGTTAAACGATCCGGAGAAGCAAAAAGCAGGCTCCTTAGGAAATGGGGAGCTGATGGGGCAGCAGGAAGCTTATGACGTCGATTTTTCAGAGATCGGAGGCCAGCTTTTTTTAAGACGGGCCACAGAGGTGGCGGTGGCGGGTATGCACAACATTCTTTATATCGGCCCTGCGGGGACCGGAAAGACGATGCTTGCAAAGAGGATTCCAACGATCATGCCGTCTCTGTCAATGGAGGAAGCAGTGGATATATCAAAGATATACAGTGTATGCGGGCTGCTTTCCAAAGAAGAGCCCTTGGTGGTGAAAAGGCCCTTCCGAAGCCCTCATCATACCATCAGTCCAACGGCTCTTGCCGGAGGAGGACGAATACCAAAACCAGGCGAGATCTCCCTGGCATCCGGAGGCGTTCTGTTTCTGGATGAACTACCCGAATTTCAAAGAACTACCATAGAGCTTCTAAGGCAGCCTCTTGAGGAGAGGAAAATAACGGTTACCAGAATATTCGGTGCCTATGAATTCCCAGCGGACTTTATGATGGCAGCGGCTCTAAATCCCTGTCCCTGCGGCTTTTTCCCGGACCGGTCAAGATGCAGATGTTCTGAACTGCAGGTGCGCAAATATTTAAGCAGGATTTCAAAACCGTTGTTGGACCGGATCGATATCTGCACAGAATCCGGGGCGGTCACATACGAAGAACTGCAGGAGAAAAAAGGAGGCGAATCCTCTGCAGCCATACGAAGACGGATTGAGGACGCAAGAAAAATTCAAAAAAAGCGGTTTAAAGGCTGTGGGATATACTTTAACAGTTCCATGAATAAGGCCCAGATTGAGGAGTCCTGCAGTCTTGGAAATGAGGAGCAGAGGTTTTTAAAGAAGGTATATGAAAACCTGGGACTCAGTGTGAGAGGCTATGAGAAGATCCTAAAGGTTTCAAGGACGATTGCGGATCTGGACGGCTCTGAATGGATAAGAAAAGTCCATCTGGCAGAAGCGGTAGGACTGCGCAGTATAGAAGGAAAATATTGGGGAGGAATTTATGGACGGTCATGA
- the topA gene encoding type I DNA topoisomerase → MANCLVIVESPAKVKTIKKFLGANYEVDASNGHVRDLPKSQMGIDVEHDFDPKYITIRGKGDILAKLRKEVKKADKIYLATDPDREGEAISWHLMKALKLDEVKDKQVYRISFNEITKNAIKASLKTPRTIDMNLVDAQQARRVLDRMVGYMISPLLWAKVKRGLSAGRVQSVALRLISDREEEINAFIPEEYWNLEAVLKQEGSKKPLTAKFYGDKDGKIAIGKKEELDKILKGLENQTYQVEEVKNGERVKKAPIPFTTSTLQQEASKVLNFSTQKTMRLAQQLYEGVEVAGHGTVGLITYLRTDSTRIAEEADTAAREYIGKQYGSQYVANGEQAKKSNAKIQDAHEAIRPTDIALTPVIVKESLQRDLFRLYQLIWKRFTASRMQSAVYATTSVKVGAGSYVFTLSASKLSFDGFMSVYVQEDEKEDTNVLLGNLEKGSILKLDKLESGQHFTQPPAHFTEASLVKAMEEQGIGRPSTYAPTITTIIARRYVAKENKNLYVTELGEVVNSMMKQSFPSIVDITFTANLEYLLDKVGDGSVPWKTVVRNFYPDLKEAVDKALVELESVTIADEVTDEICEVCGRNMVIKYGPHGKFLACPGFPECKNTKPYLEKVGVPCPKCGKEVVIKKTKKGRIYYGCEANPECDFMSWQKPSTKACPKCGAYMVEKGNKLLCSNEQCGYSTDK, encoded by the coding sequence ATGGCGAACTGTTTAGTAATTGTGGAATCACCGGCAAAGGTAAAAACGATAAAAAAGTTCCTGGGAGCGAATTATGAAGTAGATGCCTCTAACGGACATGTGAGGGATCTTCCGAAAAGCCAGATGGGAATTGATGTGGAGCATGATTTTGATCCCAAATATATAACAATCAGAGGAAAGGGGGATATTCTGGCCAAACTTAGGAAAGAAGTGAAAAAGGCCGATAAGATTTATCTTGCGACTGACCCTGACCGGGAAGGAGAAGCGATTTCCTGGCATCTGATGAAGGCTTTAAAGCTTGATGAAGTGAAGGATAAGCAGGTATACCGGATCAGCTTTAACGAGATTACAAAGAATGCGATAAAGGCTTCCTTAAAAACCCCGAGAACAATTGATATGAATCTGGTAGATGCCCAGCAGGCCAGAAGGGTTTTGGACCGTATGGTTGGATATATGATCAGTCCCCTCCTTTGGGCTAAGGTAAAGAGAGGCTTAAGTGCCGGCAGGGTCCAGTCGGTGGCATTGCGTCTGATCAGCGACCGGGAGGAAGAAATCAATGCATTTATTCCGGAAGAGTACTGGAACCTGGAAGCCGTTTTAAAGCAGGAAGGAAGCAAAAAGCCTTTGACCGCAAAATTTTACGGTGATAAAGACGGCAAGATTGCCATTGGAAAAAAGGAAGAACTGGATAAGATACTGAAAGGTCTTGAAAATCAGACGTATCAAGTGGAGGAAGTTAAAAATGGGGAAAGAGTTAAAAAGGCTCCCATACCATTTACTACCAGTACCCTTCAGCAGGAAGCATCTAAGGTACTTAACTTTTCAACCCAGAAGACCATGCGTCTTGCTCAGCAGCTGTATGAAGGTGTGGAGGTAGCAGGACATGGGACCGTGGGTCTTATCACCTATTTGAGAACCGATTCCACCAGGATCGCAGAGGAAGCAGATACTGCGGCGAGAGAATATATTGGAAAGCAGTACGGCAGCCAGTACGTAGCAAATGGGGAACAGGCGAAAAAAAGCAATGCAAAGATCCAGGATGCCCACGAGGCGATCCGTCCTACGGATATTGCTCTTACGCCGGTTATTGTAAAAGAATCCCTGCAGCGGGATTTATTCAGGCTTTACCAGTTGATCTGGAAACGATTTACAGCCAGCAGAATGCAGTCTGCCGTTTATGCGACTACTTCAGTCAAAGTGGGGGCAGGAAGCTATGTCTTCACACTTTCCGCTTCCAAACTGTCCTTTGATGGTTTTATGTCCGTATATGTTCAGGAAGATGAAAAGGAAGATACCAATGTATTGCTTGGAAATCTGGAAAAGGGCAGCATCCTGAAACTGGATAAACTTGAGAGCGGACAGCATTTTACTCAGCCGCCGGCGCACTTTACGGAGGCATCTCTTGTAAAGGCTATGGAAGAACAGGGGATAGGACGCCCAAGTACTTATGCTCCCACCATCACAACCATTATTGCCAGACGGTATGTGGCAAAGGAAAATAAAAATCTTTATGTGACGGAGCTTGGCGAAGTAGTAAACAGCATGATGAAGCAAAGCTTCCCAAGTATCGTTGATATTACGTTCACCGCCAATTTGGAGTACCTTCTTGATAAAGTGGGAGATGGTTCTGTTCCGTGGAAGACTGTTGTGAGAAACTTCTATCCCGATTTAAAAGAAGCGGTAGACAAGGCTCTTGTGGAATTGGAATCTGTGACCATCGCTGATGAAGTGACGGATGAGATTTGTGAAGTGTGCGGCCGGAACATGGTTATAAAGTACGGTCCTCATGGTAAATTCCTGGCTTGTCCCGGATTTCCGGAATGTAAGAATACAAAGCCTTACCTTGAAAAAGTCGGTGTGCCTTGTCCGAAATGCGGAAAAGAGGTAGTAATAAAGAAAACCAAAAAGGGCAGAATTTATTATGGCTGTGAGGCAAATCCTGAGTGTGATTTCATGTCCTGGCAGAAGCCTTCCACCAAAGCCTGTCCCAAGTGCGGAGCTTATATGGTTGAAAAGGGAAACAAATTACTTTGCTCCAATGAGCAATGTGGATATAGCACTGACAAATAG
- the dprA gene encoding DNA-processing protein DprA, producing MDGHEEREYLYWLCHVPALGAVKIKRLYDYIGSYKGIYNIEGKELEQSGFLKQTEATIFEEMKRKKDACIAELEKLENRGIHFVTPYDKEYPKRLLSIYGYPMGIFFKGKLPDDERPAVSIIGARNCTNYGKQMASCLARELSGAGIQIISGLAWGIDSAGHQGALEAGGDTYGVLGCGINICYPKENYGLYEQMAVKGGIITEFMPGDAPRPCNFPMRNRIISGLSDGILVIEAREKSGSLITVNLGLEQGKEVFSLPGRVTDPLSAGCNRLISEGAEILLGPDSVLEYFKLQSGNILRVHEKNENGLVKKEKMVYSCLDLQPKNLEEIISLSGLSVSDCLSTLLELELKGCVVQTSHQYYGKKL from the coding sequence ATGGACGGTCATGAAGAACGGGAGTATTTATACTGGCTTTGTCATGTTCCCGCTCTGGGAGCGGTAAAAATAAAACGGCTTTATGATTACATCGGAAGCTATAAAGGAATATATAATATAGAAGGAAAAGAACTGGAACAGTCAGGATTTTTAAAACAGACAGAAGCTACCATTTTTGAGGAGATGAAACGTAAAAAAGACGCTTGCATAGCAGAGCTGGAAAAGCTGGAAAATAGAGGAATTCATTTTGTTACACCTTATGACAAAGAATATCCGAAACGGCTTCTTTCGATTTATGGATATCCTATGGGAATCTTTTTTAAAGGAAAGCTGCCTGATGATGAAAGACCTGCGGTTTCCATAATTGGAGCCCGAAACTGCACGAATTACGGGAAGCAAATGGCCTCCTGCCTGGCCAGGGAGCTTTCCGGAGCTGGAATTCAGATCATAAGCGGATTGGCATGGGGAATTGATAGTGCTGGTCATCAGGGTGCGCTGGAAGCCGGCGGAGACACCTATGGTGTTTTAGGCTGCGGAATCAATATTTGTTATCCTAAAGAGAATTATGGATTATATGAACAGATGGCAGTCAAGGGCGGAATCATTACGGAGTTTATGCCGGGTGATGCGCCAAGACCTTGTAATTTTCCTATGAGGAACCGGATCATCAGCGGGCTGTCAGATGGAATTTTAGTTATTGAAGCGCGGGAAAAAAGTGGTTCTCTGATCACAGTTAACTTAGGACTTGAACAGGGAAAAGAAGTTTTTTCTCTTCCCGGAAGGGTCACAGATCCCTTAAGTGCAGGCTGCAACCGGCTTATTTCAGAAGGCGCAGAAATTTTGTTAGGTCCTGATTCTGTGCTGGAATATTTCAAATTGCAGAGTGGTAATATATTAAGAGTTCATGAAAAAAACGAGAACGGACTTGTCAAAAAAGAAAAAATGGTGTATAGTTGCCTAGATTTGCAACCGAAGAATCTGGAAGAGATTATATCTTTAAGCGGATTGTCTGTCAGTGATTGTTTGAGCACTCTTCTGGAATTAGAACTCAAAGGCTGTGTTGTACAGACATCCCATCAATATTATGGTAAGAAACTATAG
- a CDS encoding efflux RND transporter permease subunit: MKRDRSLFDRIVHIIVFRGKEIETFFFLAAIICAICFPFVKVNYDLSKYLPQFAQTKQALDVMEDEFGYPGMARIMVKDVSLQEAKKIRQQISDLEGVDLVIGPDLTTDVYMGASFVDQGITDMMSVDAFSMEDYYRDGYALMDVIFENGDDSQVTRKAVDGIYEIVGKDRGYFAGSAVSSKEREESITKEITMAIGMALVIIWVILTLTTTSWMEPFLFIFVMVVAIVLNMGSNLMFGTISFFTFSTAAILQLAVSMDYSIFLLHTFTAIKNTGVEIHEAMELAVKESCSSILASGATTIVGFLVIAFMRFTIGKDVGFVLTKGIICSLATVLFLMPTLILHFNDKIEKTAHKPFIPSFDRFAKLMNQIRKPVFVIAIFLAVPCYFGQNMNVFYYGDDAIGAGPGTRVYEDTRAINEEFGKSNMIIGIVPNGSIVTERQLTDALEELDFVNYAMSMAGTIPKGIPESFLPEKVTEQLRSEKYARLLISLNTVQESPYAFECSQELEQLIREYYPEDAYVIGMTPTTIDIRDILTDDYNKVSLLSLAGVALVVFATFRSVLVPILVIIPIEVAIYLNMTLPYVLGDYMVYIGYIIVSCLQLGATIDYSILMTNNYLGFRKTMNNTDSAKAAISKSTLSIFTSGGILTVVGYLLYFTSSIQAISQVGRLVGRGALLSMVLVLSLLPALLSTFDKQIQNQQLRAVKRREKRRLRYGKVKIKGENDHEEV, encoded by the coding sequence ATGAAGAGAGACAGAAGTTTATTTGATAGAATCGTACATATTATTGTGTTCCGCGGGAAGGAAATAGAGACTTTTTTCTTTCTTGCGGCCATCATTTGTGCCATCTGTTTTCCTTTTGTAAAGGTCAATTACGATTTAAGCAAATACCTGCCGCAGTTTGCCCAAACAAAACAGGCTCTTGATGTGATGGAGGATGAGTTTGGATATCCTGGAATGGCCCGTATCATGGTAAAGGATGTAAGCCTTCAGGAAGCAAAAAAAATAAGACAGCAAATATCGGACCTGGAAGGGGTGGATCTGGTAATAGGTCCGGATTTAACCACGGATGTTTATATGGGAGCTTCTTTTGTGGATCAGGGGATTACCGATATGATGTCTGTGGATGCGTTTTCCATGGAAGATTATTATCGTGACGGGTATGCTTTGATGGATGTAATATTTGAAAACGGCGATGATAGTCAGGTAACCCGGAAAGCGGTAGACGGGATTTATGAAATTGTAGGAAAAGACAGAGGCTATTTTGCAGGAAGCGCCGTTTCCAGTAAAGAGCGGGAGGAATCCATAACAAAAGAGATTACCATGGCGATTGGAATGGCGCTCGTAATCATCTGGGTGATCTTAACCCTTACCACAACATCCTGGATGGAACCGTTTTTGTTTATCTTCGTCATGGTTGTGGCCATTGTCTTGAATATGGGATCCAACCTGATGTTCGGAACCATATCATTTTTTACGTTTTCCACGGCAGCCATTTTACAATTGGCGGTATCCATGGATTATTCCATTTTCCTTTTACATACTTTTACGGCAATTAAGAATACCGGCGTCGAGATCCATGAGGCCATGGAACTGGCAGTAAAGGAATCCTGCAGTTCTATTCTTGCGAGCGGGGCCACCACCATAGTAGGGTTTCTTGTTATTGCATTCATGCGCTTTACCATTGGTAAGGATGTGGGATTTGTACTGACCAAAGGGATCATTTGCAGTCTGGCTACCGTACTATTCCTTATGCCGACTCTGATCCTGCACTTTAATGATAAGATTGAAAAAACAGCCCATAAACCGTTCATCCCTTCTTTTGACCGGTTTGCAAAATTAATGAACCAGATCCGGAAGCCTGTTTTTGTTATTGCCATTTTTCTGGCTGTTCCCTGTTATTTCGGTCAGAATATGAACGTTTTCTACTACGGCGATGATGCCATTGGAGCTGGACCTGGAACAAGAGTTTATGAGGATACCAGGGCTATCAATGAAGAATTCGGAAAATCAAACATGATCATTGGAATTGTTCCCAATGGATCGATTGTTACCGAACGGCAGCTGACGGACGCCTTGGAGGAGCTGGATTTCGTAAATTATGCAATGTCTATGGCGGGGACTATTCCCAAGGGAATTCCGGAAAGCTTTCTTCCTGAAAAAGTGACTGAACAGCTTCGGAGTGAAAAATACGCCAGGCTTTTGATTTCCCTAAACACGGTCCAGGAGAGTCCGTACGCCTTTGAATGCAGTCAGGAGCTGGAACAATTGATCAGGGAGTACTATCCGGAAGATGCCTATGTGATAGGTATGACCCCCACGACAATTGATATCCGTGACATTTTAACGGATGACTACAATAAAGTGTCACTGTTGTCTTTGGCGGGAGTGGCTTTGGTTGTTTTTGCAACCTTCCGGTCTGTTCTGGTACCGATTCTTGTAATTATACCGATTGAAGTGGCCATTTATTTAAATATGACGTTACCATATGTGCTTGGAGACTACATGGTGTACATCGGATACATCATCGTAAGCTGCCTGCAGCTGGGAGCTACCATTGATTATTCCATCCTAATGACCAATAATTATCTGGGCTTCCGTAAAACCATGAACAACACGGACTCTGCCAAGGCTGCTATTTCAAAAAGTACTCTTTCCATTTTTACGTCAGGCGGTATTCTTACGGTAGTCGGTTATCTTTTGTATTTTACATCGTCCATACAAGCGATTTCCCAGGTGGGACGCCTGGTGGGAAGGGGAGCACTTTTAAGCATGGTTTTGGTACTTTCCCTGCTTCCTGCCTTGCTTAGCACCTTTGACAAGCAGATCCAGAATCAGCAGCTCCGTGCGGTAAAAAGAAGAGAAAAACGACGTTTAAGATATGGAAAAGTGAAAATCAAAGGAGAGAACGATCATGAAGAAGTATAA